The Pectinophora gossypiella chromosome 10, ilPecGoss1.1, whole genome shotgun sequence genome contains a region encoding:
- the LOC126369956 gene encoding uncharacterized protein LOC126369956, which produces MYPNGKYKVTDCEKSETDKYGVMVSVWTVDGRFKSDWNNTIVQKEFSYSEAIDLAGTGRYTIGLVATTSLALLAMSVDMFSFSTVVALASCDFYLTHAQTQVLLSIPFLGPIIMAYTWGYVSDTTGRRRSLLVGMSVSFCMSVLCAFAPNWIALAIFKLIGTCFCSCAQSVVYALLGESCSERMKGTFLLIMTSVIHLGMGSYFGLAYLIGYLEFSINLGFISFVSWRLYVLLLALPLGLSAVSLLFFYESPKFLLNVGRENEALQVLEMICKRNRGGYYPVKKVVLEEDGNVAQKTLPLLSSLWQQTAPLFRPPLLPRTVLLYCLIFIVYSTSSCLFVWLPFLANDFSRAISSSSDEHSGICYVIAQGEEAGLNNGVECTSKIGLPVVIFSVSVSLIFAFLNILMSRLAARKKTLMLVILSSSTACCFGAMYIPDNLTSLIMYFGIAADSLCMGIVFTYCVDFYPTSFRGMGTCLGVMVARISSIFGVNLVGSYITWHCARAFYALTALISSGVVLASLLPSDGVKKI; this is translated from the exons ATGTATCCAAATGGTAAATATAAAGTGACGGACTGTGAGAAAAGTGAAACGGACAAATATGGAGTCATGGTTAGTGTTTGGACTGTCGACGGCCGCTTTAAGAGTGATTGGAACAACACTATTGTGCAGAAAGAATTCAGTTATAGTGAAGCGATAGACTTAGCAG GAACCGGCCGTTACACCATCGGTCTGGTGGCCACCACCAGTCTGGCGCTGCTGGCGATGTCGGTGGACATGTTCAGCTTCTCCACCGTGGTGGCGCTGGCGAGCTGCGACTTCTATCTCACGCATGCGCAGACACAGGTGTTGTTGAGTATACCGTTTCTTG GACCGATTATAATGGCGTATACGTGGGGCTACGTGTCGGACACAACAGGGCGTCGGCGCAGCCTGCTGGTGGGCATGTCAGTAAGCTTCTGTATGTCAGTGTTGTGTGCCTTCGCCCCCAACTGGATCGCGCTGGCTATCTTCAAGCTTATCGGGACTTGCTT TTGCAGTTGTGCCCAGTCAGTAGTGTATGCACTGCTCGGCGAGTCCTGTTCTGAGCGGATGAAAGGCACCTTCCTGCTCATCATGACCAGCGTCATCCACCTCGGCATGGGATCATACTTCG GACTGGCCTACTTGATCGGCTACCTGGAGTTTTCCATCAACCTGGGTTTCATCTCGTTCGTGTCGTGGAGGCTCTACGTACTACTCCTGGCTCTGCCTCTGGGCCTCAGCGCGGTCTCTCTGCTGTTCTTCTATGAGAGCCCCAAGTTCCTTCTCAATGTTGGGAGGGAGAACGAAGCCTTGCAGGTTTTAGAGATGATCTGCAAGCGGAATCGTGGAGGATATTATCCG GTAAAGAAAGTGGTACTCGAAGAGGACGGGAATGTGGCGCAGAAGACCTTGCCGCTGCTGTCTTCGCTGTGGCAGCAGACCGCGCCGCTGTTCAGGCCGCCATTGCTGCCCAGAACTGTGCTGCTGTACTGTCTCATCTTCATCGTTTACAGCAC AAGCAGTTGCCTGTTTGTATGGCTGCCGTTTCTGGCGAACGACTTTTCTCGGGCTATCAGTTCCTCCAGCGATGAACATTCCGGGATCTGCTACGTCATTGCCCAGGGAGAAGAGGCCGGGTTGAATAATGGA GTGGAGTGCACATCGAAAATCGGCTTACCTGTTGTCATATTCTCCGTGTCAGTTAGCCTCATATTCGCCTTTCTCAACATCCTCATGTCAAGACTGGCTGCGAGGAAGAAGACCCTCATGCTGGTCATCCTGTCCTCCTCCACCGCCTGCTGCTTCGGAGCTATGTACATCCCTGATAACTTGACCAGCCTTATCATGTACTTCGGGATAGCAGCTGATAGTCTCTGTATGGGAATCGTGTTTACATACTGCGTTGATTTTTATCCTACTTCATTTCG TGGCATGGGGACGTGCCTGGGCGTGATGGTGGCGCGTATCAGCAGCATCTTCGGCGTCAACCTCGTCGGCTCTTACATCACATGGCACTGCGCACGCGCCTTCTACGCGCTCACTGCGTTGATCTCCA GTGGTGTGGTGCTGGCAAGTCTTCTACCTTCAGATGGCGTGAAGAAAATATAA